The genomic region AGtaatatacatgtttttaaagaGATTCAAGTGCTATACCAAAGTCttaagaaaattatcttttgCATTTAAGCTTTTGAGCTATTTAGTCTAAAGATCGTGCATTTAAAAGTATCATTCCTTACAGAGGTAGGATTTTGTTGTCTCGCTGTATCTTGACTTCAAATTGCAGTGATGTGGAAGAAAAATTTACAGCCATCCCTACCAAAACATTAACTCTTTacaaaatgggaaagaatatttgcaactgtcaggataaaataaataaattgatttttcttgCTGTGTGTTATtttgtaacaaaaattaatacaaaatccATCTTTCCCAATTCTTTGAATTCTCATCTTTCTTATGTGCAACATACACATAAGAATTGGGTGTTTGTTTCTAGATATTCTCCTGTTTAGTTGCTCAGCCTTATTTTTCTGTTCAATTGTTCAGCCTCTGTATTTTGTGTTGGTCTTTCAGAGAGTAAAgtcaatttttaacatttcttgacCCTGGACAATATATACATGCTCATCCTTTCAATCAAATTTAGAATCATTTCTCCAAGTTTCTCTAGAAAATTTTTCTATTGGTACTTTTATTAGaattgaattttattaattttctagtttttctccaAGTTCAGTACATTACCAATTATATTATCACTTTTGTtatatggaaatattttgttGATATTATGAACAAATATCTGTTGACAAATGAGGCACTTGCAGGGAGTTCAAGAGAGCTGATTCCTGGGGCTACAGTAATgggacaaaaagaagagaacttTGCTCCATATGGAGAGAGCCCTGGGTTAGGCTGTCCTCAGAGAGAGAAGTGCTGGGCATCAGTAAAGCATAGGACAGCGGAGAACTGGGCACACTGGTCCCTCAGGGACAGACACACCACACTCAGGACTGCTATCTTTAGCTCAAAAATAATATAGAACCTTTGGAGGATGTTAAGAGTGTAGAGAGGGAAAGAGTTTATATGGCAGTATTGCAGACATGTCACTATTAATGTACTGCTTATCTTAATAGTCaatgttacaagggtacatgtgaaacttactaaatgtagaatataattgtttaacaaaataactaagaaaatgccaggaaggctatgttaaccagtgtgatgaaaatgtgtcaaactgtttataaaaccaatgtatggttccccatcataaaaaaaaatagtcaatgttcatttgaaaaatattcatgtATAGATGTGAAATTAGTTTACAATTATGGGTATTTATGTTTTGGAGGTTATAAAATAAGTGGAATAAATAAGTGGAATTAATTTTTCCACTTATTTTATAACCAGAAAATAAGTGGATCTTTGAAGCTAAACAAAATGTAATGCAGAAAATAAGTGGAAAATTAATTCCATATATTTTACATActacagaaattttaaaactttcttctctttaaagATTTTCCATAGGATACTTTCTAAACTAAGCATTTTTGAGTGAGAATAactatagttttttaattttttctaaatttagagGTCTTCTTTAGTATTTCTTAGTAATTTCTTGTCAACTTTTgattacatatgtgtgtatatgaattatttctatttataattatatGATGTGTATACATGCACGCATATAAGGAtacaaaaatatcttaaaatcattttcattgttGAAATTTCAAACAGTATTAATATAATATTGAAATAACCTTCCATATGTAAATATGTTGCTATTTTTCTTGTATCTGTGGTGAgatcatttttcttaattacagTGATGCTTTctttatgtgatttttcttcccCCACCTATTATTAGCATGGTTAGAAGTAGgtctgttttgttttagtttcaaaGATCCAGCTCTTTAAATATATAGTCACTTATTTTAGAGTCCATGAATATCTATTTCAATCTTTTATATTCTCTtcctattatttaaatttattttgtggatatttttCTAACTCATTGGGTTGGATCTTtatttatatcacattttttctataaaaatacattatggGATGGTATAAAATTTTTTCTGGCTATATTCCATACGCACCTACTCATGACATGTTTAATGTAATGCACCCTTGAACTTCCTTTGGTCCTATCAGGGCGTCCAACCTACATCCTGTGGACCACATACTGAttttgtaaggattttttttgcttACCTCTGGTgttagatatcacaaaaagtatataCTGACCTGTATGTATGTGGCCTAAGGCAagttttattcttccaatgtgcaacaggaaagaaaaaaggttgaacaaCCCTGGTCTATATAATACtttaagcatatgaaaaaagtatttaaaattctcTGATTTACATGTAAATCTGTTATTACTTTAGAGTTCTAATATACTTTAGTGAAAGTAATTGTTCTATGGAGACCAACTGACTATAGTAAGCACacttaaaattcaaattatagAATTATTCCTTATTCCATTTATAACATCACCTTAAGTTATATTCTGTATatgcttaagtcattctctttttgcatcttttaattctatttttttgttttgtacttttctgttttgctttctttgaaGAGTAAAACCCACACTTTAAATATGCTTATTATGCATCATGTTTTAGCTACAGTTAAAATAGCTGCTTTCTATAAGAGTATAATTTCAttgcatgcttttaaaaaaatcttttggattattgtgtatttttgctttcatattttaaagtattttagaacacacacacattcatattcATGTACATATATTCTTTGAACTCATTTTAATGCTAGCTACTGAAGTTTTTATGTGCTTTTCCAAATTAATCTTACTCTTATAGTTGTCTTTCTGTTGTAGTCATAAGCAAAAATCTATCTTTTCTGTCTCATTTACTGAGAGAAAGATGTTAGAGTCTTATTAATTATATGTGTATTGGTTTATTGTCGGTTCTTTCCTTATATGTTCCAAGAGAAACAGAACTTTGTCAGTGGCATCTATAGATCCTAGAACAATGACTAGTGAAGTGATAGATCATGAtaaataattgaatgaataaataagtgaatggatGAAAGCTGCTTTCTGATATTTCCTAATGTCCACTCTATTTACACAGTATCTAATTTTTAATGTATCTTATTAGCATTCCATTTGCATagcttgttttatatattttatatctatattttcatatatgtgtttgttaataaataattctaataaaaatacatgtatctataaatatagatataattaTTGTTACATGTacacagatatgtaaaaaagactGTTCAGTTTTAAgattatcacaaaaatgcccAATACCATTAAATGTCTTACTGAATTTCTGTATTTGGTAGTTTGAATTGTTTGAATCAATTGTCTTGCAGTTGTACCACATTACTCTGTATAAACAAATGGAGCCAACTCTGAGTGGCAAGCACCAATTGCCAAATTTCTATTCAACCTTCTGCAGCCAGGAACTAGCTTTGGAATTGCTCTTCATCAAGAAGAAATTGCCAGGAAAGAAGAAGCCGCTAATCCGGTCCACCAAAAATTGATTGATTTAGTtatattattctaaaattataatGCTTATACAAACATGTATaagtgattcattttatttttcatgatattCATTAACCTCATACGTCTCTTCTTATGCCTCTAGGACAAACTCAACACCATGAATGAAAACAACAAGACCTTGTCCAGTGATTTCATCCTCACTGGGCTCTTCACTCAAAGTAAAGCCTCAGGATTCCTTTTCAGTGTCATttgtgccattttcttcatggccatGGTAGCTAATGGGGTCATGATCTTCCTAGTCCACACAGACCCTCACCTCCACACACCCATGTACTTCCTCCTCGGCCACCTCTCCTTCATTGACATGATGTACATCTCCACTACTGTGCCCAAGATGCTGGTTGATTACCTTGTGGGCAAGGGAACCATCTCCTTTGTTGCCTGTACAGCTCAGTACTTTCTATACATGGGCTTTGTGGGGGCTGAATTCTTCTTGCTGGGGCTTATGGCCTATGACCGTTATGTGGCCATCTGCCACCCGCTCCACTATCCTGTCCTCATGAGTCGGCGGGTCTGCTGGATGATCTTAGCCAGCTCTTGGTTTGGAGGTGCTTTGGACAGTTTCCTCCTCACCCCTATCACCATGAGTCTTCCATTCTGTGCCTCTCATGAAATCAATCATTTTTTCTGTGAGGCACCCACCATGCTGAGGCTGGCCTGTGGGGACAAAGCTGCCTATGAAACAGTGATGTACATTTGCTGTGTCATGATGTTGCTGATCCCCTTCTCCGTAGTGATTGCATCCTACTCCCGGATTCTCATCACAGTGCAGCAGATGAAGTCAGCGGAAGGGAAGAAGAAGGCTTTTGTCACCTGTTCCTCACACATGATTGTGGTGACTCTGTTCTATGGGGCTGCCTTGTACATGTATATGCTTCCACAATCCTACCACACCCCAATCAAAGACAAAGTCTTCTCTGCCTTTTATACCATAGTGACCCCTCTGTTAAACCCTCTCATCTATAGTCTCAGGAACAGAGATGTGGCAGGGGCCTTGAAGAGAGTTATGGCAAGATGTCGAGTGGCCTGGGGTGCACCAAGAAAATAATTCTGATAGGCTAAAACCACCATATctgttcaggtgtatgtggaatTCCATCACAGACAATGCAGAGAATTCTGGCAGCAATCGCAGATTTCAATACCTTCATCAAAATCTGAAGTGACTGTAACACTGACACATAAGTAATGCCTGAGTTCTGCAAACACCACCTGAGTTTATTCTCTGTTTCCACTGATTCCAAAGAAATCCATGTATATGAATGTCCCCAGATATCTGCTTCAAATGACATAGTCTGCTCTTTTTCAATGGCCTCTTAAAAACTGATGGTTTTGACTACATTCTTTAACTATCTATAGATAGATTTTATGGAAGGTTTAGGGATGCTGGTatttgaaaagagaataaaatgtcaTAAAGCTTTAAAAGGGATATCTATTTGTAGATTTGCACAAGGATTTAGAGATCCCAATATCTCTTCTGTAGGTAATGactgaaaatattcttattttatctaAATTTGGAGCTGGGAAAGAAATAAGTCATgttctgcagaaaaaaaaaaaaacaagaataaatctCTGAGGGGTAAGAATTCTGTGATGctacttttttaatgtggctaatAATTGTTACATTGAAAGACACAGTGTAAGGTAGTTGAgaaaggatgatgagcattttttcatatgtctgtaggctgtgcgcctgtcttcttcagagaagtttctcttcaagtcccttgcccaccctgagatgggatcacttgtccttttcttgctaatacatttgagttctctgtggattctggttattaaacctttgtcagagacatagcctgcaaatatcttctcccattctgagggctgcctgcttgctttacttactgtgttcttggctgtgcagaagctttttagactgatcaggtctcagtagtgtatttttgatgctgcctCAATTGCCTGggcggtcctcctcataaattttTCGCCCAgtccaatttcttcaaatgttttccctgcactttcttctagtatttctatagtttcatgtcttaagtttaaatctttaatccagtgagagtctatcttagttaatggtggaagatgtgggtccagtttcagtcttctacaggtcgccagccagttcacccagcaccatttgttaaatagggaatcttttccccactgaatatttttaattggcttgtcaaagatcaaatgacagtaagtagctgggttcatctcttggttctctattctgttccgtacatctacctctttatttttgtgccaataccatgctgttttgatcactatcgatttatagtatagtctgaggtctggtagcatgattcctcctgatttgtttttatttctgagtaatgtcttggctattcaaggttttttctgattccatataaaacgcagtatttttttgagatctttaaagtatgacagtggagctttaatagggattgcattaaaattgtatattgctttggagagtatggacattttaacaaagttgattcttcccagcccgagcatggtatgtttttccatttgtgaacattttcagctatttcaagtttcatagttcatccttaatcatcagagaaatgcaaatcgaaactactttgaaatatcatcttactccagtaagattagtccatatcacaaaatcccaagaccagagatgttggcatggatctggagaaaggggaatacttctacactgctggtgggaatgcaaactaatatgttccttttggaaagatgtttggcaaacacttagagatctaaaaatagacctgccattcgatcttataattcctctactaggtatatacccagaaaatcaaaaatcacattatgaaaacaatatttgtaccagaatgtttattgcagcccaattcataattgctaagtcatggaataagcccaagaactcattgatccatgaatggattaataaattgtggtacacaatggaatattatgcagccttaaagaaagatggagattttatctctttcatgtttaaatgtaTAGAGCTGGAATATAAagctcttcttagtaaagtatctcaagactagaagaaaaagtatccaatgtactcagccctactatgaaactaatttatggctttcatatgaaagctataacccaattataatctaagaatatgaggaaaggggaaagggaggggtggggaggggggagggtgattgataggaccacacctacagtgcatcttacaagggtacatgtgaaacttactaaatgtagaatactaatgtcttttttttttttttttggtagagacagagtctcactttatggccctcggtagagtgccatggcatcacacagctcacagcaacctccaactcctgggcttaagcgattctcttgcctcagcctcccgagtagctgggactaaaggcgcccgccacaatgcccggctattttttggttgcagtttgtctggggccgggtttgaacccgccaccctcggtatatggggccggcgccttaccgactgagccacaggcaccgcccgaatactaatgtcttaacacaataactaagagaaatgccaggaaggctatgttaaccagtgtgatgaaaatatgtcaaatggtatataaaaccagtgtatggtgccccatgattgccccatgattaatttacacagctatgatttataaataaataaataaataaagtagttgAGAAAGAAGTGCCCCCATTATCTAGCAATTTCTGTAATCGCTTTTCAGCTTCTTCCCAATTCTTTAGGATTATTAGACTGCTGGAATCTCTTTCTAGATGTTACTGATGATGGagctatttctaaaatttttttattccaaAGAAACAGTGAGcagcacatttttctttattttcagcaCGAGATATTTTGCATTGGCTGAAGTGAAGGAAATAGCCTTTTTCATTTGAAAGTTAGAGCTGGGAAATGCTTAACTTAGTATCATTACTTTTCGAGAAGCTGAGATCTGGAGAAAAATAGCTTAGCACTAAAAGCCAGGACCACATCTCAGATGCCTTGTGCCACATCTGCACACTGCTCCCTGGCTTTGTTCTCTGATCAGCTGGATACAACCACTGATCAGGGTCAGTGATGTTCTGCTGCTCACAGATCCCAGAGATGATGGGCAAATAAAACACAGCCACATCTCCTATTGTACTGAAAAGACTTCTGAGCACTAGACCAAATCTTTAGCCAAGTACAGCACTCCCGTGGCACTGGACTTCCCACCCTGGAACACTGTGGCTTGGGCTGGCAAGCTCATTGATAAAGTACATGTGGTTCTATGTAGGTGAGCATGGTTCCTGAGGCTCTCTGAGTGGAGGTTCTCATCTCCCTCAATTTTGTCACACTGCCTTGGAAAATCCCATGTACCAGACGGAGGAGTGAGCATTTCCAAACCAGAATATGCTGaagttaaaataatataataaatcagAAGAGAAGGGAGGCACTGACTCGTGAGAACTGAGCATCAACTTCAGCACCATGTAATGACCACGTGAACTTTCATCAATCATGTAATGTATCTGAGGC from Nycticebus coucang isolate mNycCou1 chromosome 20, mNycCou1.pri, whole genome shotgun sequence harbors:
- the LOC128572541 gene encoding olfactory receptor 2T6 translates to MNENNKTLSSDFILTGLFTQSKASGFLFSVICAIFFMAMVANGVMIFLVHTDPHLHTPMYFLLGHLSFIDMMYISTTVPKMLVDYLVGKGTISFVACTAQYFLYMGFVGAEFFLLGLMAYDRYVAICHPLHYPVLMSRRVCWMILASSWFGGALDSFLLTPITMSLPFCASHEINHFFCEAPTMLRLACGDKAAYETVMYICCVMMLLIPFSVVIASYSRILITVQQMKSAEGKKKAFVTCSSHMIVVTLFYGAALYMYMLPQSYHTPIKDKVFSAFYTIVTPLLNPLIYSLRNRDVAGALKRVMARCRVAWGAPRK